A genomic stretch from Aedes albopictus strain Foshan chromosome 2, AalbF5, whole genome shotgun sequence includes:
- the LOC134287911 gene encoding SET domain-containing protein SmydA-8-like yields the protein MSEAYKVLECPELGRYAVSAKNLKAGEVILEETPFAIGPKVDSAPLCLECCCPVDGGADGPKCSTCGWPLCEECNDDKDSIVYHKQECALFVKNKVKFQNVEDSTASCMQLDCITPLRMLFAKEEHPERWDAELSVMEYHNDSRKDGATWNQDEQNVVKYLRGPCGLKDRFTEEVIQQVIGILDINAFEVRTAKGYSGRGLYPRLGVMAHSCVPNVVHSIHPSDGFRLTARVAIDIPEGEKLYTVYTYTLTGTSTRQAALKSSKYFTCRCPRCLDPTELGTHFSSLKCQKCDNGLIISSDPLDDEAEWKCTGCEFKTRGAAVQKAIQVMQAEIDMLSGMEYGPERLAAFEKLYKKYRSVLHPLHFIKTSIRQSLIELYGRVPGYEMPELPDILLERKIELCRDILWVLNYFEPGKTRSRAMILYELHGPIVMLAQSQYRQGVLSGEPLKKKLEEAALMLQECSSILEWEDPASPEGILANVAKQSLEQLRESIKVIS from the exons ATGAGTGAAGCATACAAAGTGCTGGAATGTCCCGAGCTGGGACGATATGCGGTATCAGCGAAAAATTTAAAAGCCGGTGAAGTGATCTTGGAAGAAACACCGTTTGCGATAGGGCCCAAAGTGGACAGTGCACCGTTGTGTTTGGAATGCTGCTGCCCGGTTGATGGAGGTGCAGACGGTCCCAAGTGTTCTACCTGTGGTTGGCCATTGTGTGAGGAATGTAACGACGATAAGGACAGTATTGTGTACCATAAGCAGGAATGTGCTCTATTTGTGAAGAATAAGGTCAAGTTTCAAAACGTTGAAGATTCGACCGCTAGCTGCATGCAATTGGATTGCATAACACCCCTGCGTATGTTATTTGCCAAGGAAGAACACCCAGAACGTTGGGATGCGGAGCTGAGTGTTATGGAGTATCATAATGATTCCCGAAAGGATGGTGCCACATGGAATCAGGATGAGCAGAATGTAGTTAAGTACTTACGGGGTCCATGCGGTTTAAAAGACCGATTCACGGAGGAAGTGATACAACAAGTGATAGGAATTCTAGACATCAACGCATTCGAAGTGCGAACGGCCAAAGGTTATTCCGGGCGCGGTTTGTACCCCCGACTGGGAGTCATGGCACATTCGTGCGTGCCCAACGTCGTACATTCTATTCATCCTAGTGATGGGTTCAG GCTTACCGCCAGGGTAGCAATCGACATCCCGGAAGGAGAAAAGCTGTACACTGTTTATACGTACACCCTGACCGGGACCAGTACGCGCCAAGCTGCATTAAAATCAAGCAAATACTTCACGTGCCGATGCCCGCGATGCTTGGATCCAACCGAACTGGGCACGCACTTTAGTTCGCTGAAATGCCAGAAATGTGACAACGGCCTGATCATATCGTCCGATCCTTTGG ATGATGAGGCAGAGTGGAAATGCACAGGTTGCGAGTTCAAAACCCGAGGAGCCGCTGTCCAGAAAGCGATTCAGGTTATGCAAGCCGAAATAGATATGCTGTCCGGTATGGAATACGGACCGGAGCGACTGGCGGCATTCGAGAAGCTCTACAAGAAATACCGCAGCGTGCTGCATCCGTTGCATTTCatcaaaacttccattcggcAGAGTTTGATCGAGCTGTACGGTAGGGTGCCGGGCTACGAGATGCCAGAGCTTCCGGACATTCTGCTGGAGCGTAAAATAGAGCTGTGTCGCGATATTCTTTGGGTGCTGAATTACTTTGAGCCTGGAAAGACCCGATCCCGGGCAATGATTCTGTACGAACTTCATGGGCCGATTGTCATGTTGGCGCAGTCACAGTACCGACAAGGAGTTTTGAGTGGAGAACCATTGAAGAAAAAGCTTGAGGAGGCCGCCCTAATGCTTCAGGAATGTTCCAGCATTTTGGAGTGGGAGGATCCGGCTTCACCGGAGGGAATTCTAGCGAATGTTGCTAAGCAATCGCTTGAGCAGCTGCGAGAAAGCATAAAAGTCATATCGTGA